A section of the Elizabethkingia anophelis R26 genome encodes:
- a CDS encoding IMPACT family protein: MESNYSYNTIAKPILDITLKEKGSKFISYAYPVLDEDDVKKRLEEVKTLHPKATHHCYAFRLGLKGENYRANDDGEPSGSAGLPIYNQLLGHDVTNILLVVVRYYGGTKLGVGGLVKIYKESAKELLSFAEMITKELEKVLTLEFDFSHQNQIFTILNKYNAKVLEFDSGAYGKIKALVKLKDEEEIQEAFSGILRNK, translated from the coding sequence TTGGAATCCAACTACAGTTATAATACGATCGCCAAACCAATTTTAGATATTACCCTCAAAGAAAAAGGGAGTAAATTCATTTCCTATGCTTATCCGGTTCTGGATGAGGATGATGTAAAAAAACGACTGGAAGAAGTCAAAACTCTGCATCCTAAAGCGACACATCACTGCTATGCATTCCGACTGGGACTGAAAGGAGAGAATTACCGTGCAAATGACGACGGAGAACCTTCCGGAAGCGCGGGATTGCCAATCTATAATCAGTTATTGGGACACGATGTCACCAATATACTATTAGTTGTGGTGCGTTACTATGGTGGTACCAAGCTTGGTGTTGGTGGACTGGTGAAAATCTACAAAGAATCAGCCAAAGAGCTACTTAGCTTTGCAGAAATGATAACCAAAGAACTCGAAAAGGTACTAACCCTGGAATTTGATTTCAGCCACCAGAATCAAATATTTACTATTCTGAATAAATACAATGCGAAAGTACTGGAATTTGACTCCGGTGCTTATGGTAAAATAAAAGCTTTGGTAAAGCTAAAAGATGAAGAAGAAATTCAGGAAGCTTTCTCCGGGATTCTAAGAAATAAGTAG
- the ribD gene encoding bifunctional diaminohydroxyphosphoribosylaminopyrimidine deaminase/5-amino-6-(5-phosphoribosylamino)uracil reductase RibD produces MLDFLLDMEEHLIYMQRALQLAKKALGNTYPNPLVGSVIVSKGKIIGEGWHHRAGEPHAEINAINSVKNKEQLKDSTIYVTLEPCAHYGKTPPCAVKIVELGIPRVVIGSMDPHDKVNGKGKAILEAAGTEVITGILEAECDELNKRFFTYHRKQRPYVILKWAESADGFMDKDFQPYAISNALSQQKNHQLRADEQAILVGTKTVLNDNPGLTVREVSGNNPVRIILDRGLKIPVDYKVFNDEAVTFIINEKEEKSEGCVHWLKADFGENFLHNLMHILYKQQIQSVIIEGGAYTLNQFIEQNIWDEAWVFKAENLFLNHGTKAPELQYEAQTIEQLRDNQLKIYRNK; encoded by the coding sequence ATGTTGGATTTTTTATTAGATATGGAAGAACATCTCATTTATATGCAGCGAGCATTGCAGCTTGCAAAAAAGGCTTTAGGAAATACCTATCCCAATCCGTTGGTGGGCAGTGTTATTGTGTCCAAAGGCAAGATCATAGGAGAGGGATGGCACCATAGAGCAGGAGAGCCTCATGCAGAGATCAACGCGATTAATTCTGTAAAGAACAAAGAACAGCTGAAAGACAGTACAATATATGTAACGCTGGAACCTTGTGCACACTATGGAAAAACACCTCCTTGTGCTGTAAAGATTGTAGAACTGGGAATTCCCAGAGTTGTTATAGGATCTATGGATCCACATGACAAAGTAAACGGAAAAGGAAAAGCAATTCTTGAAGCTGCCGGAACAGAAGTAATAACCGGGATTTTGGAAGCAGAGTGTGATGAACTAAATAAACGATTTTTTACTTATCATCGTAAGCAGCGCCCGTATGTTATCCTGAAATGGGCTGAATCTGCAGATGGATTTATGGATAAGGATTTTCAGCCATATGCTATTAGCAATGCACTTTCTCAGCAGAAGAATCACCAGCTTCGAGCAGATGAGCAGGCCATTCTGGTGGGTACAAAAACCGTATTGAATGACAACCCCGGACTTACAGTAAGAGAGGTAAGTGGGAATAATCCGGTGCGTATTATTCTGGACAGAGGGCTGAAAATACCTGTTGACTATAAAGTATTCAATGATGAAGCTGTAACCTTTATCATAAATGAAAAAGAAGAAAAATCAGAAGGCTGTGTTCATTGGCTGAAAGCTGATTTTGGAGAAAACTTCTTGCATAATCTGATGCATATTTTGTATAAACAGCAGATACAATCTGTTATTATAGAAGGTGGTGCCTATACCCTGAATCAGTTTATAGAACAAAATATCTGGGATGAAGCCTGGGTATTTAAGGCAGAGAACTTATTCCTGAATCATGGTACCAAAGCACCGGAACTTCAATATGAAGCTCAAACTATTGAACAACTAAGAGATAATCAGTTAAAGATTTACAGAAATAAATAA